A single region of the Streptomyces sp. NBC_00425 genome encodes:
- a CDS encoding DUF3000 domain-containing protein, with protein MDDANEGDRDGGRSAPLPFRSAVDGLRAARLRPQIEIEPTPAPKRLAPFAHALEATVVDGEQDLADGRLVLLHDPAGHDAWRGTFRLVTLVRAELEPEMAADPLLPEVCWSWLTGALQARGLTYGEPSGTVTRASSHYFGGLAERPAASQIEIRASWTPREGLGGVPDTGAHLSSWCDLLAQVAGLPPAGPGDASVVTLPQRRGPHSR; from the coding sequence ATGGATGACGCGAACGAGGGGGACCGGGACGGGGGCAGGTCGGCTCCGTTGCCGTTCCGGTCCGCCGTCGACGGACTGAGAGCGGCCCGGCTGCGGCCGCAGATCGAGATCGAGCCGACGCCTGCGCCGAAGCGGCTCGCCCCGTTCGCCCACGCGCTGGAGGCGACGGTCGTGGACGGCGAGCAGGACCTCGCCGACGGCCGGCTGGTGCTGCTGCACGATCCGGCCGGGCACGACGCCTGGCGCGGAACGTTCCGCCTGGTGACCCTTGTGCGGGCGGAGCTGGAGCCGGAGATGGCCGCCGACCCGCTGCTGCCCGAGGTGTGCTGGTCGTGGCTGACCGGCGCGCTCCAGGCGCGCGGGCTGACGTACGGGGAGCCGAGCGGGACCGTCACGCGCGCGAGTTCGCACTATTTCGGGGGGCTGGCGGAGCGTCCGGCGGCCTCGCAGATCGAGATCCGGGCGTCCTGGACGCCTCGCGAGGGCCTGGGCGGAGTCCCGGACACCGGGGCGCACCTGTCGTCCTGGTGCGACCTGCTGGCGCAGGTGGCCGGGCTGCCGCCGGCCGGACCCGGCGACGCGTCCGTGGTGACCCTCCCGCAACGCCGGGGGCCACACTCACGTTGA
- a CDS encoding DUF4349 domain-containing protein — protein MRTRRSAGRPARRCARPAHALAGLLLAAGLALTGCSGSADDSGSTASDKAAVGDAAARDTGAASDSDAKEGTDAKEGAGASGSKATAAPKPAANRIIRTATLTVQVKDVSKALDEARTTTENAGGYVGDETTVRDEDDAERTRVVLRIPVEKYDDVLADLQGAGKLLERTAKAQDVTDQVVDVESRIASQRVSVARVRELMDRAVKLSDVVTLEGELSNREAALEALLAQQASLKDRTSLATVTLTLAEKPVVEAAQDDDPGFVDAVTGGWGAFVTVLRWIAVAFGATLPFLAAGLLLLLVWLRLVRPRRRAAEANWARLGVPGQTGAGRTGAAQTGAGPVGVAQTGSGQPGTGQAGAGGSEAEAGEPGRD, from the coding sequence ATGCGCACACGACGTTCAGCAGGACGCCCCGCGCGCCGTTGCGCACGGCCCGCGCACGCCCTGGCCGGCCTCCTGCTGGCCGCGGGCCTCGCGCTGACCGGCTGCAGCGGCAGCGCGGACGACAGCGGGAGCACCGCGTCCGACAAGGCCGCCGTCGGTGACGCGGCCGCCCGGGACACGGGCGCCGCCTCGGACTCGGACGCGAAGGAGGGGACGGATGCGAAGGAGGGGGCGGGCGCGAGCGGCTCGAAGGCCACGGCGGCGCCCAAGCCCGCCGCGAACCGCATCATCCGCACCGCCACCCTGACCGTGCAGGTCAAGGACGTCTCCAAGGCCCTCGACGAGGCGCGTACGACCACCGAGAACGCCGGCGGCTATGTCGGCGACGAGACGACCGTCCGGGACGAGGACGACGCCGAGCGGACCCGTGTGGTGCTGCGGATCCCCGTCGAGAAGTACGACGACGTGCTCGCCGACCTGCAAGGCGCGGGCAAGCTGCTGGAGCGCACGGCGAAGGCCCAGGACGTGACGGACCAGGTCGTCGACGTCGAGAGCCGGATCGCCTCGCAGCGCGTCAGCGTCGCCCGGGTCCGTGAGCTGATGGACCGGGCTGTCAAGTTGAGCGACGTGGTCACCCTGGAGGGCGAGCTGAGCAACCGTGAGGCGGCGCTGGAGGCTCTGCTCGCGCAGCAGGCGTCCCTCAAGGACCGCACGAGCCTTGCGACCGTCACGCTGACCCTGGCGGAGAAGCCGGTCGTGGAAGCGGCACAGGACGACGACCCGGGCTTCGTGGACGCGGTGACCGGCGGCTGGGGCGCGTTCGTGACGGTGCTGCGCTGGATCGCCGTGGCGTTCGGCGCGACGCTGCCGTTCCTCGCGGCGGGTCTGCTGCTTCTGCTGGTGTGGCTGCGGCTGGTGCGGCCGCGCCGCCGGGCCGCGGAGGCGAACTGGGCGCGGCTCGGCGTCCCGGGGCAGACCGGGGCGGGCCGGACGGGAGCCGCGCAGACCGGGGCGGGCCCGGTGGGAGTCGCGCAGACAGGGAGCGGACAGCCGGGGACCGGGCAGGCCGGGGCCGGGGGGAGCGAGGCCGAGGCGGGCGAGCCCGGGCGGGACTGA
- the hemE gene encoding uroporphyrinogen decarboxylase, whose amino-acid sequence MSANESPAGRQPTATYDSAFMKACRREPVPHTPVWFMRQAGRSLPEYRKVREGVPMLESCMRPELVTEITLQPVRRHDVDAAIYFSDIVVPLKAIGIDLDIKPGVGPVVERPIRTRADLAQLRDLTPEDVSYVTEAIGLLTAELGATPLIGFAGAPFTLASYLVEGGPSRTYENAKAMMYGDPELWADLLDRLAEITAAFLKVQIEAGASAVQLFDSWAGALAPEDYRRSVLPASAKVFRAVEGYGVPRIHFGVGTGELLRLMGEAGADVVGVDWRVPLDEAVRRVGPGKALQGNLDPTVLFAGAEAVEAKTREVLDAAAGLEGHVFNLGHGVMPTTDPDALTRLVEYVHTRTAR is encoded by the coding sequence GTGAGTGCGAACGAGAGCCCGGCGGGCCGGCAGCCGACAGCGACCTACGACAGCGCCTTCATGAAGGCGTGCAGGCGCGAGCCCGTGCCGCACACGCCCGTGTGGTTCATGCGGCAGGCCGGACGCTCGCTGCCGGAGTACCGCAAGGTCCGCGAGGGTGTCCCGATGCTCGAGTCCTGCATGCGGCCCGAGCTCGTCACGGAGATCACCCTGCAGCCCGTGCGCCGGCACGACGTGGACGCGGCGATCTACTTCAGCGACATCGTCGTCCCCCTCAAGGCCATCGGCATCGACCTCGACATCAAGCCCGGCGTCGGCCCGGTCGTCGAACGCCCCATCCGCACCCGCGCCGACCTCGCCCAGCTGCGCGACCTCACCCCCGAGGACGTCTCCTACGTCACCGAGGCCATCGGACTGCTCACGGCCGAGCTCGGCGCCACCCCGCTGATCGGTTTCGCGGGCGCCCCTTTCACTCTCGCGAGCTACCTCGTCGAGGGCGGGCCGTCGCGCACGTACGAGAACGCCAAGGCGATGATGTACGGCGACCCCGAGCTCTGGGCCGACCTGCTGGACCGCCTCGCCGAGATCACGGCGGCCTTCCTCAAGGTGCAGATCGAGGCGGGCGCGAGCGCCGTCCAGCTCTTCGACTCCTGGGCCGGCGCACTCGCTCCGGAGGACTACCGCCGCTCCGTGCTGCCCGCCTCCGCGAAGGTGTTCCGCGCGGTCGAGGGCTACGGCGTCCCGCGCATCCACTTCGGGGTGGGCACCGGTGAGCTGCTGCGGCTCATGGGTGAGGCAGGGGCGGACGTCGTCGGCGTCGACTGGCGCGTCCCGCTCGACGAGGCCGTCCGCCGGGTCGGCCCCGGCAAGGCGCTCCAGGGCAACCTCGACCCGACCGTCCTGTTCGCCGGCGCCGAGGCCGTCGAGGCCAAGACCCGCGAGGTCCTGGACGCGGCCGCCGGACTCGAGGGCCATGTCTTCAACCTCGGCCACGGCGTCATGCCCACCACCGACCCGGACGCGCTGACCCGTCTCGTCGAGTACGTCCACACGCGGACGGCCCGCTGA
- a CDS encoding FAD-dependent oxidoreductase, with amino-acid sequence MSIERLVVIGGDAAGMSAASRARRLKGPDELEIVAFERGHFTSYSACGIPYWVGGDVAGRDDLVARTPEEHRARGIDLRLRTEVTEIDVAGRRVRARAVGSGAQSWTSYDKLVVATGARPIRPDLPGADAAGVHGVQTLDDGQALIDTLSRARGRRAVVVGAGYIGVEMAEALINRGYEVTVVNRGSEPMSTLDPDMGRLVHRAMEGMGIAMVNDAEVTEVCTTRDGRVRAVRTEDAEYPADVVVLGIGVRPETALAQAAGLPVGGHGGLLTDLAMRVRGHEEIWAGGDCVEVLDLVSGRERHIALGTHANKHGQVIGANVAGGYATFPGVVGTAVSKVCDLEIARTGLREKDARRAGLRFETVTVESTSRAGYYPGASPMTVKMLAERRTGRLLGVQIVGREGAGKRVDVAAVALTAGMTVEQMTALDLGYAPPFSPVWDPVLVAARKATAKVHGSGQE; translated from the coding sequence ATGAGCATCGAGCGACTGGTCGTGATCGGCGGTGACGCCGCGGGCATGTCCGCGGCGTCTCGGGCCCGACGTCTGAAGGGGCCCGATGAGCTGGAGATCGTGGCCTTCGAGCGCGGGCACTTCACGTCCTACTCCGCGTGCGGCATCCCCTACTGGGTGGGCGGCGACGTCGCCGGGCGGGACGATCTCGTCGCCCGCACCCCCGAGGAGCACCGCGCGCGCGGGATCGATCTGCGGCTGCGCACCGAGGTCACCGAGATCGACGTGGCCGGACGGCGGGTACGCGCGCGTGCGGTGGGTTCCGGGGCGCAGTCCTGGACGTCGTACGACAAGCTCGTCGTCGCGACCGGGGCGCGCCCGATCCGGCCCGACCTGCCCGGTGCGGACGCGGCGGGCGTGCACGGGGTGCAGACCCTGGACGACGGTCAGGCGCTGATCGACACGCTGTCCCGCGCGCGGGGGCGACGGGCCGTGGTCGTGGGGGCCGGTTACATCGGCGTGGAGATGGCCGAGGCGCTCATCAACCGCGGCTACGAGGTGACGGTCGTCAACCGGGGCAGCGAACCGATGTCGACGCTCGACCCGGACATGGGCCGGCTGGTGCACCGGGCGATGGAGGGAATGGGCATCGCCATGGTGAACGACGCCGAGGTCACCGAGGTGTGCACGACGCGGGACGGCCGTGTCCGGGCGGTTCGCACCGAGGACGCCGAGTATCCGGCGGACGTGGTGGTGCTGGGCATCGGCGTCCGGCCGGAGACCGCGCTCGCGCAGGCCGCCGGGCTGCCCGTGGGCGGGCACGGCGGCCTGCTCACCGACCTGGCGATGCGGGTGCGCGGCCACGAGGAGATCTGGGCCGGCGGCGACTGCGTCGAGGTCCTCGACCTGGTCTCGGGCCGGGAGCGGCACATCGCCCTGGGCACCCACGCCAACAAGCACGGACAGGTCATCGGCGCCAATGTCGCAGGCGGTTACGCCACGTTTCCGGGCGTGGTCGGCACCGCCGTGAGCAAGGTCTGCGACCTGGAGATCGCCCGGACCGGGCTGCGCGAGAAGGACGCGCGCAGGGCGGGCCTGCGCTTCGAGACGGTCACCGTCGAGTCGACCAGCCGGGCGGGCTACTACCCCGGCGCCTCCCCGATGACGGTCAAGATGCTCGCCGAGCGCAGGACGGGCCGTCTGCTGGGCGTCCAGATCGTCGGACGGGAGGGCGCGGGCAAGCGGGTCGACGTCGCGGCGGTGGCGCTGACCGCCGGGATGACGGTGGAGCAGATGACGGCGCTCGACCTGGGCTACGCGCCGCCGTTCAGCCCGGTGTGGGATCCGGTGCTGGTGGCGGCCAGGAAGGCCACGGCCAAGGTGCACGGCAGCGGGCAGGAGTAG
- a CDS encoding helix-turn-helix transcriptional regulator, which produces MSVLLEQPASLVAYRPNKPTAMVVVADPRVRSTVTRHLWALGVRDVIEASSVAEARPRIGNPRDICVADVHLPDGSGLTLLSETRAAGWPNGLALSAADDIGAVRNALAGGVKGYVVTGTRTNLGLPGRPGAAPMGSAARMHRRPPGAPSHPGGYRELSGREVEVLRLVAEGQSNKAIGVSMGLSALTVKSHLARIARKLGTGDRAGMVAVALRTGIIH; this is translated from the coding sequence GTGTCCGTTCTCCTCGAGCAGCCCGCAAGCCTGGTCGCCTACCGCCCGAACAAGCCCACCGCCATGGTGGTCGTGGCCGACCCGCGCGTCCGCTCCACCGTCACCCGTCACCTGTGGGCGCTCGGTGTGCGCGACGTCATCGAGGCCTCGTCCGTCGCGGAGGCTCGTCCCCGCATCGGCAACCCCCGCGACATCTGTGTCGCCGACGTCCACCTGCCCGACGGCTCCGGCCTCACCCTGCTGTCGGAGACCCGCGCCGCGGGCTGGCCCAACGGGCTCGCCCTCTCCGCCGCCGACGACATCGGCGCGGTGCGCAACGCGCTCGCCGGCGGCGTCAAGGGCTACGTGGTCACCGGCACCCGCACCAACCTCGGCCTGCCCGGCCGTCCCGGCGCCGCCCCCATGGGCTCGGCCGCCCGTATGCACCGCCGCCCCCCGGGTGCCCCGAGCCACCCGGGCGGCTACCGCGAGCTCTCCGGCCGTGAGGTCGAGGTGCTGCGACTGGTCGCCGAGGGTCAGTCGAACAAGGCCATCGGCGTCTCGATGGGCCTGTCCGCGCTGACCGTCAAGAGCCACCTCGCCCGCATCGCCCGCAAGCTCGGCACGGGCGACCGCGCCGGCATGGTCGCGGTGGCCCTGCGGACCGGCATCATCCACTGA
- a CDS encoding carbohydrate ABC transporter permease, whose translation MTRRAVARTLVYLSLIGATLVVLLPLGVVVLTSLKTENETAAGSGALALPDDPFNFDNYVTAFRDGGMLTAFGNTAFILLVSVGGTVLIGSMTAYAIDRFTFRFRKPVIALFLVAALVPGVTTQVATFQIVHSLGMFDTRWAPIALYMGTDIVSIYIFLQFVRSIPISLDEAARLDGANAFTIYRKIIFPLLKPAIATVVIVKGIAVYNDFYIPFLYMPSQDLGVISTSLFRFKGPYAAHWETISAGAVLVILPTLIVFLALQKYIYNGFMRGATR comes from the coding sequence ATGACGCGCCGAGCCGTTGCCCGCACCCTCGTGTACCTGTCGCTGATCGGCGCGACGCTGGTGGTGCTGCTCCCGTTGGGCGTCGTCGTCCTGACGTCCCTGAAGACCGAGAATGAGACGGCGGCCGGCAGCGGAGCGCTCGCGCTCCCGGACGACCCGTTCAACTTCGACAACTACGTGACGGCGTTCCGGGACGGCGGGATGCTCACGGCGTTCGGCAACACCGCTTTCATTCTGCTGGTCTCCGTCGGCGGAACCGTTCTGATCGGTTCGATGACGGCGTACGCGATCGACCGTTTCACCTTCCGGTTCCGGAAACCGGTGATCGCCCTGTTCCTGGTCGCCGCACTGGTCCCCGGGGTGACCACCCAGGTGGCCACGTTCCAGATCGTCCACAGCCTCGGCATGTTCGACACCCGCTGGGCGCCGATCGCGCTCTACATGGGCACGGACATCGTCTCGATCTACATTTTCCTGCAGTTCGTGCGATCGATCCCGATCTCCCTGGACGAGGCGGCCCGTCTCGACGGCGCCAACGCGTTCACGATCTACCGAAAGATCATCTTCCCGTTGCTGAAACCGGCGATCGCGACGGTCGTGATCGTGAAGGGAATCGCCGTCTACAACGACTTCTACATCCCTTTCCTCTACATGCCGTCACAAGATCTTGGCGTGATCTCGACGTCGCTGTTCCGCTTCAAGGGCCCCTATGCCGCCCACTGGGAAACGATCTCGGCAGGAGCGGTGCTCGTCATCCTGCCGACGCTGATCGTCTTCCTCGCCCTCCAGAAATACATCTACAACGGTTTCATGCGAGGAGCGACGAGGTGA
- a CDS encoding rhomboid family intramembrane serine protease, protein MVIPVHDVNPVRRTPVVTYALIAANVLVFLYMPGLSGSVAGDSSLAQTCHLHAFLEHWAAVPRELVDHQFPQLVPTGEVRGASCQLGPPDYTKSPALSVLTAMFLHGGWLHLLGNMLFLLIFGNNIEDRMGHVRFAVFYVVCGYAASYGFALVNSDSTDPLIGASGAIAGVLGAYLVLYPKARVWVLVPFLVFLPLRLPAWLVLGFWFGLQAVYSSGEGVSGAGTVAYTAHVVGFLAGMLLAWPLKPGTPAPPEPRGLLFGRRARPRHTW, encoded by the coding sequence GTGGTCATCCCCGTGCATGACGTGAACCCCGTGCGCCGCACCCCGGTGGTGACGTACGCGCTGATCGCCGCGAACGTCCTCGTGTTCCTGTACATGCCGGGCCTGTCCGGCTCCGTGGCGGGGGACAGCAGCCTGGCCCAGACGTGCCATCTGCACGCATTCCTCGAGCACTGGGCGGCCGTGCCGCGCGAGTTGGTCGACCATCAGTTCCCGCAGCTCGTCCCCACCGGCGAGGTGCGGGGCGCGTCCTGTCAGCTGGGCCCGCCGGACTACACCAAGTCGCCGGCGCTGAGCGTGCTCACGGCGATGTTCCTGCACGGCGGCTGGCTGCATCTGCTGGGCAACATGCTGTTTCTGCTGATTTTCGGCAACAACATCGAGGACCGCATGGGGCACGTCCGCTTCGCGGTCTTCTACGTCGTGTGCGGCTATGCCGCCTCGTACGGCTTCGCGCTGGTCAACTCCGACTCCACGGATCCGCTGATCGGCGCGTCCGGCGCGATCGCGGGCGTGCTGGGCGCCTACCTGGTGCTGTATCCGAAGGCCCGGGTGTGGGTTCTGGTGCCGTTCCTGGTGTTTCTGCCGCTGCGTCTGCCGGCCTGGCTGGTGCTGGGCTTCTGGTTCGGGCTGCAGGCGGTGTACTCCTCCGGCGAGGGCGTCTCGGGCGCCGGAACCGTGGCGTACACGGCGCACGTCGTCGGCTTCCTCGCGGGCATGCTGCTCGCCTGGCCGCTCAAGCCCGGTACGCCGGCGCCGCCGGAGCCGCGCGGCCTGCTGTTCGGCAGGCGGGCGCGTCCCCGGCACACCTGGTGA
- a CDS encoding ABC transporter substrate-binding protein, with product MNRRTVHVLATTAAAALLLPGCTGTGASTKGADANAPDDPAKVSGSITVLTVRTDLVQDGTMKKYAAEFNKTYPKVKVEFQALTNYEAEIKIRMNTDDYGDVLLIPAVIKKNDYPKFFASLGTAAERSKKYRFTDFTTVGGKVYGQSPVGVMPGFVYNKRIWKEAGVTAWPTTPAEFLTGLKAIKTKTDAVPYYTNFAAQWPLTSWTYVDGAVHCDPQATTKLAEGDPWAQGSDLRVGDTLLYDIVKQGLAEKDPTTSNWEESKPRTAKGEIATQWLGTWAIIQFQDAAKKAGVNPDDIGFMPFPAQTDGAYCATVGPDYNQAVNVHSKHKEAARAWIDWFTDKSGYDKDNLAISPLKDAAMPKVLKPYEEAHVKLIELDDSAGAKVKLIDDQSEVGIFKPEYRQDLVDLARGAKKGSLDDFLTGLGKKWTETQANVGDR from the coding sequence ATGAACCGCCGCACCGTCCACGTCCTCGCCACGACCGCCGCGGCCGCCCTGCTGCTCCCCGGGTGCACCGGCACCGGAGCAAGCACGAAGGGCGCGGACGCCAACGCGCCCGACGACCCGGCCAAGGTCAGCGGATCCATCACGGTCCTCACCGTGCGGACCGACCTCGTGCAGGACGGCACGATGAAGAAGTACGCCGCCGAGTTCAACAAGACCTATCCCAAGGTCAAGGTGGAGTTCCAGGCCCTCACCAACTACGAGGCCGAGATCAAGATCCGCATGAACACGGACGACTACGGAGACGTCCTGCTGATCCCCGCCGTCATCAAGAAGAACGACTACCCGAAGTTCTTCGCCTCGCTCGGCACCGCCGCCGAGCGCAGCAAGAAATACCGCTTCACCGACTTCACCACCGTCGGCGGCAAGGTCTACGGCCAGAGCCCGGTCGGTGTGATGCCCGGCTTCGTCTACAACAAGCGGATCTGGAAGGAGGCCGGGGTCACCGCATGGCCCACCACCCCGGCCGAGTTCCTCACCGGCCTGAAGGCGATCAAGACGAAGACCGACGCGGTGCCGTACTACACCAACTTCGCCGCGCAGTGGCCGCTCACCTCGTGGACCTACGTCGACGGCGCGGTGCACTGCGACCCGCAGGCGACCACCAAGCTGGCCGAGGGCGACCCGTGGGCGCAGGGCTCCGACCTGCGCGTCGGCGACACGCTCCTGTACGACATCGTCAAGCAGGGCCTCGCCGAGAAGGACCCGACCACCAGCAACTGGGAGGAGTCCAAGCCCCGCACGGCCAAGGGCGAGATCGCCACGCAGTGGCTCGGCACCTGGGCGATCATCCAGTTCCAGGACGCCGCGAAGAAGGCCGGCGTGAACCCGGACGACATCGGTTTCATGCCGTTTCCCGCGCAGACGGACGGGGCGTACTGCGCGACCGTCGGCCCCGACTACAACCAGGCCGTCAACGTGCACTCGAAGCACAAGGAGGCGGCCCGCGCCTGGATCGACTGGTTCACCGACAAGTCCGGCTACGACAAGGACAACCTCGCCATCTCCCCGCTCAAGGACGCGGCCATGCCCAAGGTGCTGAAGCCCTACGAGGAGGCGCACGTCAAGCTCATCGAGCTGGACGACTCCGCGGGCGCGAAGGTCAAGCTGATCGACGACCAGTCCGAGGTCGGCATCTTCAAGCCCGAGTACCGCCAGGACCTGGTCGACCTCGCGCGCGGCGCGAAGAAGGGCAGCCTGGACGACTTCCTCACCGGGCTCGGCAAGAAGTGGACCGAGACACAGGCGAACGTGGGCGACCGATGA
- a CDS encoding carbohydrate ABC transporter permease, with amino-acid sequence MTHAGAHTPARGVGKAPAAAAAPSTGSAAPRPAPRRTRTWRLLTPWLFLLAPLALLITFTYAPIVNMVAYSFTDWDGVSPELHYTGAENYAEIFTREDLFQVFWVSGYYLAASVIQIVAALYFATVLSFSIRFRNFFKGVLFFPSLVNGVAIGFVFLYFFQDGGTLDTVLGLFGHHTDRAWLGTPASANVSLAGVSIWRYLGMNFVLFLGAIQSIPGELYEAAELDGASRWHQFRYVILPGIKPVLTLTVILSVSGSLSAFEIPYIMTGGATGTETFVIQTVKLAFQFNKTGLASAAAVVLLLIILLVTWVQRRLVPDDRVDLV; translated from the coding sequence ATGACGCACGCGGGCGCCCACACCCCGGCGCGCGGCGTGGGGAAGGCCCCCGCCGCGGCCGCGGCGCCCTCCACGGGGAGCGCCGCTCCGCGGCCGGCGCCGCGCCGGACGCGCACCTGGCGGCTGCTGACCCCCTGGCTGTTCCTGCTCGCTCCGCTCGCCCTGCTGATCACGTTCACGTACGCGCCGATCGTCAACATGGTCGCCTACAGCTTCACCGACTGGGACGGCGTCAGCCCCGAACTGCACTACACCGGCGCGGAGAACTACGCGGAGATCTTCACCAGGGAGGACCTCTTCCAGGTGTTCTGGGTGAGCGGTTACTACCTGGCCGCCTCGGTGATCCAGATCGTGGCCGCCCTGTACTTCGCGACCGTGCTGAGTTTCAGCATCCGTTTCCGGAACTTCTTCAAGGGCGTCCTCTTCTTCCCGTCCCTGGTGAACGGCGTGGCCATCGGTTTCGTCTTCCTCTACTTCTTCCAGGACGGCGGGACCCTCGACACGGTGCTGGGCCTCTTCGGCCACCACACCGACCGCGCCTGGCTGGGCACGCCCGCGTCGGCGAACGTCTCGCTCGCCGGCGTCTCGATCTGGCGCTACCTCGGCATGAACTTCGTGCTGTTCCTCGGCGCGATCCAGTCCATCCCGGGGGAGCTGTACGAGGCGGCCGAGCTGGACGGCGCGAGCCGGTGGCACCAGTTCCGCTATGTCATCCTGCCCGGCATCAAGCCGGTGCTGACCCTGACGGTGATCCTCTCCGTCTCCGGCTCCCTGTCGGCCTTCGAGATCCCGTACATCATGACCGGCGGGGCGACCGGCACCGAGACCTTCGTGATCCAGACCGTGAAGCTGGCCTTCCAGTTCAACAAGACGGGGCTCGCCTCGGCGGCGGCCGTGGTGCTGTTGCTGATCATCCTGCTGGTCACCTGGGTGCAGCGACGCCTCGTCCCCGACGACAGGGTGGACCTCGTATGA
- a CDS encoding HRDC domain-containing protein: protein MTDAQETAAASSLRTTGGAPPDEGGSTASGAPTPLLEPREGIPPVIADEASLAAAVAAFAAGSGPVAVDAERASGYRYGQRAYLVQLRREGAGSALIDPVACPDLSALGAALSDAEWVLHAATQDLPCLREIGMVPTRLFDTELAGRLAGFPRVGLGAMVEGVLGYVLEKGHSAVDWSTRPLPEPWLRYAALDVELLVDLRDALEKELDRQGKLDWAHQEFHAIASAPPPEPRKDPWRRTSGMHKVRRRRQLGVVRELWEARDRIARRRDVSPGKVLSDAAIVEAALSLPANAHALAALAGFGHRMGRRQLEQWQAAVDRAKALSESQLPQPGQPVTGPPPPRAWADKDPAAAARLSAARSAVSALAEELNMPQENLIAPDAVRRVCWEPPAADPEAVTTALTGYGARPWQVEQVAPVLAAALSDKGE, encoded by the coding sequence GTGACCGACGCCCAAGAAACCGCAGCAGCCAGTTCACTGCGAACCACCGGAGGCGCCCCTCCGGACGAAGGCGGATCCACTGCTTCCGGGGCGCCGACACCTCTGCTCGAGCCACGCGAGGGCATTCCTCCCGTGATCGCCGACGAGGCCTCCCTCGCCGCGGCCGTCGCCGCCTTCGCCGCGGGCTCCGGCCCGGTCGCCGTCGACGCCGAGCGCGCCTCCGGCTACCGCTACGGACAGCGCGCCTATCTGGTGCAGCTGCGCCGCGAGGGCGCCGGCAGCGCGCTGATCGACCCGGTGGCCTGTCCCGACCTCTCCGCGCTCGGCGCGGCGCTGTCCGACGCCGAGTGGGTGCTGCACGCGGCCACCCAGGACCTGCCGTGCCTGCGGGAGATAGGCATGGTGCCGACGCGGTTGTTCGACACCGAGCTGGCCGGACGGCTCGCCGGGTTCCCGCGGGTCGGCCTCGGCGCGATGGTGGAGGGCGTGCTTGGCTACGTCCTCGAGAAGGGTCACTCCGCGGTGGACTGGTCGACCCGGCCGCTGCCCGAGCCGTGGCTGCGTTACGCGGCCCTCGACGTGGAGCTCCTGGTCGACCTGCGCGACGCGCTGGAGAAGGAGCTGGACCGGCAGGGCAAGCTCGACTGGGCCCACCAGGAGTTCCACGCGATCGCCTCCGCCCCGCCGCCCGAGCCCCGCAAGGACCCCTGGCGTCGTACGTCCGGCATGCACAAGGTGCGCCGGCGCCGGCAGCTGGGCGTCGTGCGGGAGCTGTGGGAGGCCCGGGACCGGATCGCTCGGCGGCGCGACGTGTCGCCGGGCAAGGTGCTGTCGGACGCGGCCATCGTGGAGGCCGCGCTCTCCCTCCCGGCGAACGCGCACGCGCTGGCCGCGCTGGCCGGATTCGGGCACCGGATGGGGCGGCGGCAGCTGGAGCAGTGGCAGGCCGCGGTCGACCGGGCGAAGGCGCTGAGCGAGTCGCAGCTCCCCCAGCCGGGACAGCCGGTGACGGGGCCGCCGCCGCCGCGCGCCTGGGCCGACAAGGACCCCGCGGCCGCCGCGCGGCTCAGCGCGGCGAGGTCGGCGGTCTCGGCGTTGGCCGAGGAGCTGAACATGCCGCAGGAGAACCTCATCGCGCCGGACGCGGTGCGGCGGGTGTGCTGGGAGCCCCCGGCAGCGGACCCGGAAGCGGTGACGACGGCGCTCACCGGGTACGGAGCGCGTCCCTGGCAGGTGGAGCAGGTCGCGCCGGTGCTGGCCGCAGCGCTGTCGGACAAGGGCGAGTGA